One Formosa agariphila KMM 3901 genomic window, CGCTTCAGTATGCGGAGGAATTCCTATAAAACCTCAAATAGAGCGATTAAAAACGGCCACACAAATCGTTATTGCAACTCCTGGTCGTTTAGTCGATTTGGTAAATCGTAACGCCATAGATATAAAATCCATTTCATATTTCATTTTAGATGAAGCCGATGAAATGGTAAGTGCACTTAAAGAGGATTTGGACCATATTATTAAAGAAATTCCGAAATCACGTCGTACGTTATTATTCACTGCGACTATGCCTGGAACCATAAAGCAACTCATTCAGAATTATATGTCTAAACATGTGGTTCAGGTAGAAGCAGATATGGAAACGGTTGGTCATCAAGGTATCGACCACCAATATATTGTGGTAGAGCCTATCGAGAAACTAGAGGTTTTATTACATTTCTTAAAATCTAAAGAAGGACAACGCGGTATTATTTTCTGTAAAACAAAAGCAGCAGTAAATAAATTAGCTAAGAACTTGGCAATTAATAAATTTTCATCTGGAGCCATTCATGGGAGTTTAACACAAGGGATTCGCGACCGTGTGATGGGACAATTTAGAGAAGGGTATATCGATCTTTTAGTTGCAACGGATTTAGCAGCACGAGGAATTGATGTAAAAGATGTCGCATTCGTTATTAATTATCATTTACCAGATGTTTACGATACCTATGTACACCGTAGCGGAAGAACGGCTAGAGCAGGAGCAAAGGGATTGTCGTTAACGATAATTCAGGAAGAAGAAGTACAAGATATAGCTGATTTTGAAAATGAATTAGGGATCACATTTTCAGAATTAAAGAAAGCGGACGAACAAACAATTGAAGAAAACAATGCCTTAATTTGGGCGAATAAGATCTTTAAAACAAAGCCGAATCGTGAGGTGTCTGAAACGTTTAGAAATAAAATTCACACCACATTTCATCATTTAACTAAAGATGAATTGGTCGATAAAATATTGGCGCAATACATTACCGAACATACAGCAGTAGTTCCAAAACAAGTGACTTCTAAAAAGAAAAAAATAAATAGTTGCAATGGCAAACATATTAAAAGCACAGCAGGATATTTTAAATAAACTGAATATCAAAAGGTTAAATCCAATGCAGGAGGAAGCCCTTTTAGCTATAGAAAATGCAACAAACACCGTAATTCTTTCGCCTACCGGAACAGGGAAAACCTTAGCATTTTTATTACCTATACTAAAAATGCTAGACCCAGAAGTCGACGAAGTTCAAGCATTAATAGTGGTACCTACACGTGAATTGGCGATTCAGATCGAACAAGTAGTTCGCGAAATGGGAACCGGATTTAAAGTGAATGCTGTGTATGGCGGACGCCCAATGTCTAAGGATAAAATAGAACTTAAACACACACCAGCCATTCTTATTGGAACGCCTGGACGTATTTTAGATCACTTTAGCGCTAATCGTTTTCCTAGGGAATCTATTTTAAATCTTATTTTAGATGAATTCGATAAATCCTTAGAACAAGGTTTTGAAGAG contains:
- a CDS encoding DEAD/DEAH box helicase, which codes for MSKSFSELGIQETLLQSLTDLKITVPTDIQTKTIPLILNETKDLVALAKTGTGKTAAFGLPLLQLINTKEESIQALILAPTRELGQQIFSNLTDLAAYNPEISIASVCGGIPIKPQIERLKTATQIVIATPGRLVDLVNRNAIDIKSISYFILDEADEMVSALKEDLDHIIKEIPKSRRTLLFTATMPGTIKQLIQNYMSKHVVQVEADMETVGHQGIDHQYIVVEPIEKLEVLLHFLKSKEGQRGIIFCKTKAAVNKLAKNLAINKFSSGAIHGSLTQGIRDRVMGQFREGYIDLLVATDLAARGIDVKDVAFVINYHLPDVYDTYVHRSGRTARAGAKGLSLTIIQEEEVQDIADFENELGITFSELKKADEQTIEENNALIWANKIFKTKPNREVSETFRNKIHTTFHHLTKDELVDKILAQYITEHTAVVPKQVTSKKKKINSCNGKHIKSTAGYFK